From a single Rutidosis leptorrhynchoides isolate AG116_Rl617_1_P2 chromosome 5, CSIRO_AGI_Rlap_v1, whole genome shotgun sequence genomic region:
- the LOC139848251 gene encoding uncharacterized protein translates to MQSNKGAASMEVEETGPSEVKAIAKPNFKPLTAHEVSDGQVQFRKISVPKHRYTPLKKAWMDIYTPIYDQMKVDIRMNVKTRNVEMMTRRDTPDVSNLQKCADFVHAFMLGFDVIDAVALLRLDELYVDSFEIKDVKTLKGEHLSRAIGRLSGKGGKTKFAIENSTKTRIVIADTKIHILGSFANIKVARDSLCSLIMGSPAGKVYSKLRAVSARLAERF, encoded by the coding sequence ATGCAATCGAACAAAGGAGCTGCTTCAATGGAAGTTGAAGAGACTGGTCCTAGCGAAGTTAAAGCTATTGCAAAGCCAAATTTTAAGCCTTTAACTGCTCACGAGGTATCCGATGGCCAAGTCCAGTTCCGTAAAATATCTGTCCCCAAGCATAGGTACACACCGCTGAAGAAAGCGTGGATGGATATATACACACCTATATATGATCAAATGAAGGTTGATATACGTATGAACGTGAAAACAAGAAATGTTGAGATGATGACTAGACGGGATACTCCAGACGTTAGTAACCTTCAAAAGTGTGCAGATTTTGTTCACGCTTTTATGCTTGGATTTGATGTGATCGATGCAGTTGCATTGCTAAGATTGGATGAACTTTATGTGGATTCGTTTGAGATTAAGGATGTGAAGACACTTAAAGGCGAGCATCTTTCTCGTGCTATCGGAAGGCTGTCTGGTAAAGGAGGAAAGACTAAGTTTGCAATTGAGAATTCTACAAAAACGAGAATTGTTATTGCGGATACGAAGATTCACATTTTGGGATCGTTTGCGAATATCAAAGTTGCTAGAGATTCGCTATGCAGTCTTATTATGGGATCCCCTG